Genomic DNA from Microbacterium sp. NC79:
TCATGTACAACATGATGGCGAAGTTTACGATCGCGAAAACGACCTGAAGCGGGTTCACGGATTACGGCTGTGCGAACGGCGCGATGTCGCCGTCAGCGTGTGCAATGCCGCCGTCGCCGGAGATCGCAATGTTCTCAGGCGAGAGCAGGAAGACCTTGCTCGTGACGCGTTCGATCTTGCCGTAGAGGCCGCTGGCCAGACCACTGGCAAAGTCGATGAGACGACGTGCCTCAGCATCCGACATCTGCGACAGGTTCATGATGACCGGAATGCCATCGCGGAAGCTCTCGGCGATGTTCTGCGCATCGCGGTACTGCTTGGGGTGCACCGTCAGGATTTCGTTGACGGCACCGGCTGCGGGCTGACGAACGACGGCAGGACGGCGCAGGGGCGTCACAGGGGCGGTAGCGGGCTCAGCCTGCTCAACCTCACGGACCTCGCGGCCGCGTGCCTTCGCCGGCGCCTCAGCGGCCGGTTCGGTGTACGTTTCTTCTTCGTCGGCCAGGCCGAGGTACACCATCGTCTTCTTGAGCGGGTTCGACATCGCGTCCTCCGTTGTGTGCTCGTCTGTAGGC
This window encodes:
- a CDS encoding cell division protein SepF, with protein sequence MSNPLKKTMVYLGLADEEETYTEPAAEAPAKARGREVREVEQAEPATAPVTPLRRPAVVRQPAAGAVNEILTVHPKQYRDAQNIAESFRDGIPVIMNLSQMSDAEARRLIDFASGLASGLYGKIERVTSKVFLLSPENIAISGDGGIAHADGDIAPFAQP